TAGGAGTATGGTGTTCCCGGCATATGGTAGGTGTTCAAAGTTGGAATGTGTCCCTGTTCCAATATGAGATAAACGAACCCTGCATTCATCGCTTCATCATCGCCTGGTGGGAATGTATGCTGGACAAAGACTATTACTCGAAAGAAAAAGGCGAAAGCAATTATGGCAAGGACAACAGCTTTTTCTAGTCGAGTTGAGACGGTCAAAAGTTTTCCTCTTTTGGGTGGTTTGAGATTTTAAATTTTGGCAAAACTTTTATCAAGTTTGTGAATTCACTCTTTTGTCAAAAAGTCTTAAGGTAAATGCCATGCGACAACTTCCTCTTGTTGTTCTGTTTACATCTGTACTCTTCATTGGAATAATTTTCCAACCGGTTCTTGCGTATAAGCAGTATGGTTACATGGGTGTTGCTTCCTCAGATGCTAGGAAGGCGATGGATGTTGCACGTGACGCCCTTTACAGAGCATATGACTCGGTTCTGGACGCAGAGCGAGCTGGCGCTGATGTTACAAAACTTGTAGCCGACTTAAACACCGCGCTAGAATTGCTTAATACGGCGGAGGATTATTATGCTCGTGGTGACAATGGCGGAGCCCTTTCATATGCGACACAGTCAAAGTCCATATCCGATCAAGTGATTAGTGAAGCTAATCAATTGAAAGCGCAGGCAATTGAAGCAGCAAACCAGCGGAGAATAATAGTTGGAGTTTCAGTTTCGGTTATTATAATTGCGGTCTGCGTTGGTCTGCTCTATGGCTGGAAGTTATACCGCCAAAAAAGCCGGGAAAAAATCCTGAAGATGAGGGTGCGCGTAAGAGAGGAGGCGGAAAAGGAGGATACGGATGGTTAAATTCGAGTTGACAGAAGATACCGCGGTTCTAATAGCGGTTGGAATCGCCACGGTCTTGGTTTTAGGAATGGTAGTTACTGCGGCGATGCAACCTAAGCCTGTAGAACGCTTTTTTGCGATTTATATACTTGGCCCAAAAGGTATGGCTTCCGGGTATCCTACGAAGGTTCGTGTTGGTGAGCCAATTTACGTATATGTAGGGGTTTACAATAGCATGGGACGTACAGAGTTAATTCGGGTCCTTGTCAAAGTGGGTGCAAATGCCACATCGATTCCCTCTA
This DNA window, taken from Candidatus Bathyarchaeota archaeon, encodes the following:
- a CDS encoding DUF1616 domain-containing protein; the protein is MVKFELTEDTAVLIAVGIATVLVLGMVVTAAMQPKPVERFFAIYILGPKGMASGYPTKVRVGEPIYVYVGVYNSMGRTELIRVLVKVGANATSIPSSTKPSSAPVYATYERFLASNETYVFEGPGNPVTLRLDKVGTNWELMFELWYFDEITRSYVFTGNWCQLWLNVTG